Proteins from a single region of Verrucomicrobiota bacterium:
- a CDS encoding MFS transporter — translation MSPAPHRSRTLALAAVLHAFTHIYQVALMPLYLPIVADLKLEGEGQATLLVTVMLVAYFGPAYPVGMLADKFSRTTLLGWGLLLNAVAFIALAFAPNYAVALACVAVSGVGGSFFHPSATALVAQLYPVGTGRALGLLGVGASLGFFVGPLFSGWRAETTGSWRAPVLELGVLGVVMAGVFAWVAREVRATGASTKEPPRPVPARMFNTRAAWVLFVGAALAFGLRDFAGHGMASLGSLFLQKAHAFSVKEVGAALGAMYLLSALSNPIFGHFSDRGRIRWTCAVLLASAALIAVYPHLARGGLVPVFLLYGFFLMASYPMVEAALMESVPDSVRGRVFGLFITIGGMVGNTSHALAGRLVENLGPRASDPPAYFSVYAGLSGLMVISLAGLACLHWLRRAEQAARDAGGRGPAVLPSTAGEPSAAS, via the coding sequence ATGAGCCCGGCGCCCCATCGCTCCCGCACGCTTGCGCTCGCCGCGGTGCTGCATGCCTTCACGCACATCTACCAGGTGGCGCTCATGCCGCTTTACCTGCCGATCGTCGCAGACCTCAAGCTCGAGGGAGAAGGTCAGGCGACGCTGCTGGTGACGGTGATGCTCGTGGCGTATTTCGGGCCCGCGTATCCGGTCGGGATGCTCGCGGACAAATTCAGCCGCACGACCCTGCTTGGCTGGGGCCTGCTGCTCAACGCCGTGGCTTTCATCGCGCTCGCCTTCGCGCCGAACTACGCCGTCGCGCTCGCCTGCGTCGCGGTGTCGGGCGTGGGCGGCAGCTTTTTCCATCCGTCGGCGACGGCGCTCGTGGCGCAGCTCTACCCGGTGGGGACCGGCCGCGCGCTCGGCCTGCTCGGCGTGGGTGCGAGCCTCGGGTTCTTCGTTGGGCCGCTGTTTTCCGGTTGGCGCGCGGAGACCACGGGCAGTTGGCGCGCGCCGGTGCTCGAACTCGGCGTGCTGGGCGTGGTGATGGCCGGCGTGTTTGCGTGGGTTGCGAGGGAAGTGCGCGCCACGGGTGCTTCCACGAAGGAGCCGCCGCGGCCGGTCCCGGCCCGGATGTTCAACACGCGCGCGGCGTGGGTGCTGTTCGTCGGGGCGGCGCTGGCGTTTGGGCTGCGGGATTTCGCGGGTCACGGGATGGCCAGCCTCGGCTCGCTGTTTCTGCAGAAGGCGCACGCGTTCTCGGTGAAGGAAGTCGGCGCGGCGCTCGGCGCGATGTATCTGCTCTCGGCCCTGAGCAACCCGATCTTCGGCCACTTCAGCGACCGCGGGCGGATTCGATGGACGTGCGCCGTGCTCTTGGCGAGCGCGGCGCTCATCGCGGTGTATCCGCACCTCGCGCGCGGCGGGCTGGTGCCGGTGTTTCTGCTGTATGGATTCTTCCTCATGGCGAGCTACCCGATGGTCGAGGCGGCGTTGATGGAGTCGGTGCCGGACTCGGTGCGCGGGCGGGTGTTCGGCCTGTTCATCACCATCGGCGGCATGGTGGGCAACACCTCGCACGCGCTCGCGGGCCGGCTCGTGGAAAACCTCGGCCCGCGCGCCTCGGACCCGCCCGCCTACTTCAGCGTGTATGCGGGACTTTCCGGTTTGATGGTCATCTCGCTTGCGGGCCTCGCGTGCCTGCACTGGCTGCGGCGCGCGGAGCAGGCGGCCCGCGATGCCGGCGGTCGCGGGCCGGCCGTCCTGCCTTCCACCGCGGGCGAACCATCCGCCGCCTCATGA